A genomic window from Triticum urartu cultivar G1812 chromosome 7, Tu2.1, whole genome shotgun sequence includes:
- the LOC125522488 gene encoding uncharacterized protein LOC125522488, with protein sequence MGGPPHADPPAPFAAPPFLRSRGSHRAAAPPFLPLRSPREPPRPSPPSHSSCSIHRGSRRALRRPVAWWSEGFDWKHQHDPGESQLSTTSPTDLVTNLVVEIFLHMRERRRTKRHCGYIYEDPTEEAKGGMPTTRGCS encoded by the exons ATGGGCGGGCCTCCGCACGCCGATCCTCCCGCACCGTTCGCCGCCCCGCCGTTCCTCCGCAGCCGCGGgagccaccgcgccgccgccccgccgttCCTCCCGCTCCGTTCGCCGCGGGAGCCGCCGCGCCCTTCGCCGCCCAGCCATTCCTCCTGCTCCATCCACCGCGGGAGCCGCCGCGCCCTTCGCCGTCCCGTCGCATGGTGGTCGGAGGG CTTTGATTGGAAGCACCAACACGACCCGGGAGAAAGCCAACTGAGTACCACTTCCCCAACCGATCTGGTTACAAATTTAGTTGTTGAGATTTTTCTTCATATGAG GGAGAGAAGGAGGACAAAAAGGCATTGTGGATACATATATGAAGACCCAACGGAAGAAGCGAAGGGAGGAATGCCAACAACAAGAGGCTGCAGCTAA